From Mucilaginibacter gotjawali:
GGATAACAATGGCACAAAGAAAAGCAACCACAATAACCAAGCTTTTCTTGGGGAAATATGGCAGGAAATCGGCCTTTGGAGGGTCAATAACTCTTGAGTCGGCTATGTTAGATGTCTTTGAAATTGCAGTTTCTTCCTTTTTTTGCAATAAGTATAAATAAAGTTGCGAAGCAATTTCTTTTTGACGGTTTAAATCAAGATAAGTACGTTCCTGTTTAGGCACTTGTTTAATTTGGCCTGTTATTGTATTTTGGGTATTTTTAAGATCACGCTCAGTAGTAAGCAGCGTCTTTTTATTATTTTTCAAATACTGAATCATATTCTTCCGCAGCGTCTCAATCCGCGAATCAAGATTCTTGATATATGGATTGGTTTCTGTTGAAGTTAACAATTGCCGCTCACGTTCAAGCAGGTAGTTATTGTAGGTATTTACCATACCGCCATAAATAGGATCGTCTGATAAGATGGTAGTAGGTACAACATGCTTGTTATCAACGTCATTATTTAAATACGTATAAATCTCCTCCAATACATTTAACTGATTTTCAACCTTTAACAATTGGGTTGTATAATCCTGGCTATTATCAACAAGTAATTTACCTTGCTCATTAATATCTGCTAATTTATTTTCCTGTTTAAATGTTTGTATACTACCCTCCGCATTGCTTAATTGCGGGCCCACACTTACCAGCTGACGGTCAATAAAAGCAATTGTACTATCCGCTACCCTGTCTGAATTACTTTTTTTATCTTTTAAATAAATTTCTATCATTTTGTTTAAAATATCCTCGCCTTTTTTAGGTATAGTATAATTTAAACTGATATCCAGTGAGGTAGCGTTTGCATCCGGAATTACCAGACTAATATTGGACGCCAAATCGTCTATTAATTCGCTTACATTTTCAATAGTAGCGCTGTAATCACCCGCCATATTTTCAAAGTAAGGGTAATTTCTTTCAAATTTGATCAGGCCGACACCCGGTACGAAAATCTGTTTATCAAACGGAACTGTTTTAAAATTGAATGACCCACCCTTTGAGCTGTAAGTACTTAAAATTACGCCGCTTTTATCATTACTAAGGGTAACGTAGAATTTAGTATCCAATACCGTATCAACCAGTTTTACCTGTTGAATGATAAACGGCGAATGATACATTTCACTACCACCGAAAGTGCTTATTGAACTGATTATACCCGGCGAATAATATCTGATGTTCAACTTCATTTCGTTTATCGTACGCAACAGCAGATAATCGGTTTTAAGCACCTGTACCTCATTATCAACATTACTTTTAATGTCGAAGATACTTCCCAAACTACTGAGGGTGGAAGAAATGCTGGAAGCCGCGCTGGAGGCACCGGAATTACCGCTATCGTCCTCCACTAAAATAGAAGCGTTTATACTATAGGACGGCGGCGCAAAAACAATAAATAATACAGCTGCGATGGCCGATACCATTATTGAAATAGCAAAAACCCACCATAATTTTTTTAGCTTGCCCGTAAACTGTTTAAAATCGAAAACTTCAACTTTTTCCTCGAAATTTTCGCTTTCTAAATTTGTATCCATAAATATCTTACGTAGTTAAATTTATTATTTAAATCTGATCAATATGAGCGCAATTGCAGTAAGCACAGACACGCCGATTGTAAATAGCTTTGTTTGAGTAGCATCTGATGCTACCAATTTAGATTTGGTGGGTTCGACGTAAATAACATCGTTCTGTCTTAAGTAAAAATAAGGAGACTGCAAAGTCTTTGAGGAATTTAAATTCAACCTAACATATACTTTACTATTTAAACTATCTCTGATTAAAAGCACATTATCCTTTTTGCCGTATATAGTAATGTCCCCGGCCAGCCCTAATGCATCAAGCACCGTATTTTTTTCGTTTGGTAAGATATAGGTTGACGGCCGGGCAACTTCGCCCAATACAGTCACTTTAAAATTGGCGAAACGAACTTGCACGTTAGGATCCTTGTAAAATTCAGCTACTTTGTTGCTTATTAATTGTCTTGCTTCGGTGGTTGTTAAACCAGCGATCTTCACCTGCCCGATTATTGGTAAAGAAACATTACCATTTTTATCAACCAGGTAACCATTGATTTGTTGCATTGACACAGAAGCGCCCGGCAAAGCCCCCTGGGGCGCAGCCTGGCCCTGATTTATTATCGCGGCGGTCTGAGGGTCGATAGTTAAAATAATTATCGATAAAATATCATCAGATTGAATAACAGGATCTTTATATTTTGCGAGTTGGGTAGTTCTTGTCTGCAAACTATCAGGAATATCTTTAAGATATAATATTTTGTTATAGTCAGTACACGATGAAAATAGTGCTATCGAAGCCAGAATGAGCAGAAATATCTGAATTCTTTGTCTCTGTTTATAATTCATATATTGAGAATTTTATCAAATTTAGGTTTATCAACTGTGAATGGTTCCGGCTGCAACGGTTTCATTTGTGGCCTCGTCAATAAGTATTAATGAGCCAGTAATACGGTTTCTTCGGTATTCGTCAAAAATCAATGGTCTTGTGGTACGCATCTTAACCCGGGCCATATCATTCATCCTGATATCATTGTCCTGATCCAGCCTTTGCATCGTATTGATATCAATTTTGTAAATCACCTCTTTTATTATCGCCATCACCTCCCGGCTGGTGCTTTTTAAATAGTATTTCGCCCCTGGCCTCGGTCCTTTAGCCGACATCCAGCACATTAACACATCCAGATCCTGACTAACTTGCGGCTGATTGTTGTTTTTTACGATCATATCGCCCCGGCTAACATCGATATCGTCTTCCAAACAAATCGAAACAGACATCGGCGGAAAAGCTTCTTCAACGGGCCCGTCAAAAGTGTTTATCAGTTTTATTTTTGAGGTTAGCCCTGACGGAAGTATCGTAACATTGTCACCTACACGGAAAATCCCCCCCGCAATACGGCCCGCATAGCCCCTGTAATCGTGATATTCATCCGCATGTGGCCGAATAACAGTTTGTACGGGGAACCTGGCATCTAAATGGTTTTCGTCGCTGCCGATATGAAGGGTTTCTAAAGTGTCAAGCAGACTTGCCCCTTTATACCATTTCATATTTTCAGAGTGATTAACAACATTGTCGCCATCTAAAGCACTGATTGGAATATACCTTATATCTTTAATATCAAGTTTACTTGCAAACTCATGATATTGCTCAACAACTTTGTTAAACACTTGTTCAGAATAATCAACAAGGTCCATTTTATTGACACAAACAATAATGTGGGGGAGTTTTAGTAACGAGGCTATAAATGAATGCCTGCAGGTTTGTTCAATCACTCCATGCCTGGCATCAATCAGCACCAATGCAAGGTTAGCTGTTGATGCTCCTGTTACCATATTCCTTGTATATTGAATATGACCCGGAGTATCGGCAATTATAAATTTACGTTTGGGTGTTGCAAAATATCTATAGGCAACATCAATAGTTATGCCCTGCTCTCTTTCGGAACGTAAGCCATCAGTAAGCAGCGACAAGTCAACATGTTGAAGTCCCTTTCTTTCACTCGATTGTTTTACAGCTTCTATCTGATCTTCAAAAATTGATTTTGAATCATATAACAATCTTCCGATAAGTGTACTTTTCCCATCATCAACACTGCCGGCAGTGGTAAAACGCAGTAATTCCATAATTTAGTGTGGCGAATATATTGATAATTATTTAAAATTCGAGTTATTTATTGATTGGCAGAGTTACTGGGTAAATAGCATTTTTAAAATATTTTCTTAAAAATATCCTTGTTTTTTTCTATCTTCCATCGAAGTATCCGAGCGTTTGTCATCACTCCTCATGCCCCTCTCAGTACTTCTGGAGGCTGAAACTTCCATTACTATTTTTTCAAGCGTATCGGCGTCTGATTCAATGCCTCCAGTGATGGTAATGTCTCCCAGAGTGCGGAACCTCATATATTTTAGTTCGATTTTTTCGCCTTCCCTTAAAACCAAAAATTCCGAATTTGGCAGCCAGGTGCCATCCCTGTAAATTGCTTCACGGTGATGGGCAAAATACAATGAGGGTATATCGAGATTTTCGTGCAAAATATAATTCCAAACGTCCATTTCCGTCCAGTTACTTATAGGGAAAACTCTAAAGTGTTCGCCCATTCTTTTGCGGCCATTAAAAATGTTCCATAACTCAGGCCGTTGATTTTTCGGGTCCCATTGGCCAAATTCGTCTCTATGTGAAAAAAAACGCTCTTTAGCCCTTGCTTTTTCTTCGTCCCTTCGCGCGCCACCCATTGCTGCGTCAATTTTATTTTCTTCAATAGTATCGAGCAACGAAACAATTTGCAATTCATTCCGGGTGGCGTTGATGCCTCTTTCTTCAACAGCCCGGCCTTTGTCTATCGATTCCTGAACTGATCCTACAATGAGCTGTATGCCAAGTTCAGCTACCAGCTTGTCTCTGAATTCAATAGTTTCTGAAAAATTATGGCCTGTGTCGATATGCACAAGAGGCATTGGTATTTTGGCGGGCCAGAAGGCTTTCCGGGCCAGGTGGGTTACTACAATTGAGTCTTTCCCACCAGAAAATAATATGGCGGGCCTATCAAATTGCGCCGCAACCTCCCTGATCACATATATCGCTTCTGATTCTAGTTCCTGAAGATGATTGAGGTAATATTTATTATGCATATATTTAATTAGCTGATTTAATTCTGGGCAACACACCCTCTAAAACCAAATTCACACATTGTTCCAAAGTTTGATTTGTTGTATCAATATACAATTCAGGCGAAACGGGATGCTCGAAAGGAGAACTGATACCTGTAAAATTACTTATTTCTCCGGCCCTTGCTTTTTTATATAAACCTTTAACATCGCGCTGCTCACATATTTCAATTGGCGTATCAACAAAAACTTCAATAAACATATCGCCTAATAGTTCGCGTAACGATTGGCGCTGTCGCTCCAACGGTGTAATAAACGTTGCAAGCAAAACCAAACCGGTATCGCACATAAGCTTGGCAACTTCTCCAATTCTCCTTAAATTTTCCGACCTGTCTTCGTCCGTAAAAGTAAGCCCCTTATTTAAACCTTTTCGAATATTGTCTCCGTCAAGCGTATAGGTTCTTATCCCTTTACTATAAAGTTCTTGTTCAACCACATTCGCTATAGTGCTCTTTCCGGAGCCTGAAAGCCCTGTAAACCAAACACAGGCTGCTTTATGTCCGTTAGCCAGTTCACGGTCATGGCGGGTTATGCTGTAAAGCTGTTCAACTATGTGCAGTTTCTCTTTCATTAAAATGTTTCAATTCCTATTTTTCAAACAGCTTATAAATCAACAACACATTAATACAATTACTAAAATGGTGCTTATAAATATTGTTTACAGGTATATCTGATATTAATTAGTATGGCCTGCAACTACAAACCATGGATTGAGCATATTTTCTTTATTATATTTCAATTCATGGCCTGTTTCATAGTTATAAACTTTGCAGTCGGAATAAGTCGCCACTGCATGGCCAGCTGCTGTATCCCACTCCATTGTTGGTGCCAGTCGGGGATATATATGAGCTTTTCGTTCGGCAACCAAACATAATTTCAATGAACTCCCCGCACTTATTAACTCAACATTACCCAGCTCCTCCTCTTTTTTGCGTAAAAATTCTTCTGTTTCCCTGGTCGAGTGAGACCTGCTGGCCACTATGGTGTATATTTCGGGGTATTGTGCGCCAGTTAGTGGCTCAGCCTGTTCAACGAGACTAACAAGCTCACCTTCGTTAAAATCTTTACCAATCTGCATTTTAAAGCTGCCGGTTTGTTCTGAAGCGAAATATAAAACGCCGGTAACCGGCACATAAACCACACCCAAAACAGGGGTATCCAGCGCAATCAATGCGATGTTTACAGTAAATTCACCGTTCTTTTTTATGAATTCCTTCGTACCATCAAGGGGATCTATCAGCCAAAATAACTCCCAGCCCGAGCGGTCCTGGTAAGGGATAGATTTACCTTCTTCACTTAAAACCTGTAAACCAGATTCCTTTAATCCTTCCACTATCGCCAAATGCGCATTCTTATCAGCTTTCGTTAAAGGGCTGTTGTCCGACTTAAATTCAACATCGGGCGCCTCTTCATTATAAACTTTTAATATCTCTTCGCCGGCATTAATTGCCGACAAGATTGCTAAGCGTAAATTTAGATCCATAGGTATATGGTAGATATACTTTTTTAACAATTATTATAATAAAAGGCTAAATTATAAAAAAAAATGAAAAAAATATAAGAATTTTAATTTTTTTTAACGAATTAATACTAATAAGCACCATTTATTACAATTGAGATTATGCATTATTAATTATTAATAATCAGCCCGACCTACTTTACAAACAATTACCAGCGGTTGACTGTAATTTTCACCAACAGCAAAACTACAGCCTTTTGATAGTTTCGCCTATTTATAATTTTTCAATAAGCGAAAGATCGCATACCTAAAATTAAAGAATAATTATTCACTTAACGATCCCGGAATAGGAGTTCCATTAATTGAAACTACCCAAGCCAGCCTCATATAACCTAAGAATTGATCATTTTCATTATCGCCGGCCAAATTAAATGTAAACTATCCTTTCATCACTTTCTTAAAGGTTTTCAAAACATATATATTTTCTCAATAACCTTTTTCAAAAACAGGTTGATTTTTTTTAGATCGGCTGGGGAAATATTTTTCCCTTATGCTGATAATCGGGTATTCAATAGACTTACTTATAATTATACCCACAATAAACGCTGAAGAAAAATAAAATAAGTAATAAAAAATTCCACCATTTTTAAATGCATGTATGGCAATATTATCAAAAAGGCGATGAAATAGATAAATGGAATAAGAATATGTGCCTATATAAGCTAAAGGGGAAATCACTTTCAAAAAAGCTCCTTTATCAATATGAATAATTACTACCATTAAATATCCATAGCAAATCGGATTGAATGCTAAATTGAATACTGATACAATATGATAATGCTCGCGGTCAAAAATAAAATTAGTAGAAAGTAATATTACTGATAAGATAACAAAGAAGATCTTGTATTTGTGATTCAAAATGTATGTTATAAACTCTTCTTTAAAATTAACCAGATAAGCTATCAGTACGCCAAAGAAAAGTGCATCAAATCTGAAATGACTTTTGGTATAATCCCTGGGAAAATCATAATCCGAATATGTAAAGTAATTATATAACCTAAAACCGATGCCAATTACCAAAAGAAATATATAGATGAGCACAAATGACTTCAGTTGTACTTTTTTGTATTTGAGCAACAGCAAAAAAACTAATGCCAGAGCGAAATAAAAATGTTCTTCAACACTTATGGACCACAAATGGCTATTATTCAAACTAAAATAATTCGCCACAAAGACACTCTCATGAAAAAGGCCTGCTAAGGTTGGTTTGTGAGTAACACTTTTGGAATAAATCCCTAAAAAGAAGGAAAAGAGTATGAAAATATAATAGGTTGGATAAATTTTGAATCCCCGGCGGATTAAAAATCTTGAGGCGTTAAAAGACCCGTAAAGCTTATGTTCTTTTATAATCAATCCCGAAACCAAATATCCGCTCAGAACAAAAAATAAATCCACGCCAGACCAACCGCCAACGCGGATTACCTTGAAGACATTATCCAGGATACTGTCTCCTTTAACGTAGATGTGATTTACCATCACTAAAAAAACCCCTACAAATCTTAAAAAATCCAGTTGTACATTTCTCTTCATATGCCGAATTACTAATTCCGTAAAAACATGATCGGATATTCAAATATTAACTTTTGCCTGCTATTTGAATAAACAACCGCGATGTAAAACCAAGATATTTTTATTGCCGGCTATGCCTGCCCCATAGTGCCGCCAAAATTCATTGGGAAACCGGATGGGTCCTGCTGGATTTTAATACGACCATGGGCTGTTTCAAATTTCTCTAAATTATCTTCCAGCGCTGTTAGTAGCCGTTTTGCGTGCTCCGGAGTTAAAATTACCCTTGATTTTACTTTAGCTTTTGGCACGCCAGGCATAACCCTTATAAAATCAAGCACAAATTCCGAACTTGAATGCGTAATAATTGCCAGGTTTGAATAAATTCCCTCTGCTATTTCCTCAGAAAGTTCAATATTCAACTGATTCTCATTTTGTTCTTCCATCCCGCTAAAATAACAAAGCCTTCCTATTTACACGAAAGCTTTGTAAAATAATTGATCTGCATCCGCTAAAAATTATGGCTATATGCAAACGCCAACCGTAAATCTACCAAATTCTATTACAGCCGGCCATCAACAATTGCTCTGTTCAACACAGCCTTGGTATCAAAAACCACGGTTTTTGAAGTAGAAATGCTGCTAAATTTAATTTCGTTAAACCCAGCATGTGACACAGCTAATATTATCGCGTCATATGATATATTATTTATATATATATCTTCAATATTGCCTATTAAATCTATAGCATATTGTTCCTTTACTTCAGCTTTACCTGCAAACGGATCATATACATCAACAGCCAGGCCAAACTGTTCCAATTCTTTATAAATATCAATAACCTGCGAATTGCGGATATCCGGGCAATTTTCCTTAAAGGTAATCCCCAAAATCAACGCCCGCGAACCGGCGATACTATGCCCCTTTTTGATCATCAGCTTAATCACCTTATTTGCTACAAAAACGCCCATATTATCATTCACCCGCCGGCCCGACAAAATAACCTGCGGCTGGTAGCCCAGCGACTCCGCCTTGTGCGCTAGGTAATAAGGGTCAACCCCGATACAATGCCCCCCTACCAGGCCGGGTTTATACTTTAAAAAGTTCCATTTGGTTGCAGCGGCGGCCAGCACATCATTGGTATCAATGCCAATCAGGTCGAAGATCAGTGCCAGCTCATTCACAAATGAAATATTGACGTCGCGCTGCGCATTTTCAATTGCTTTCGACGCTTCGGCAACTTTAATACTGGGCGCCTTATAGGTACCGGCTTCAATGATGGTGCGATACAGCTCGTCCACAAAGGCGGCCACGTCCGGTGTCGATCCCGACGTCACCTTCATTATTTTGGTGAGCGTATTTACCTTATCCCCGGGATTAATCCTCTCCGGGGAATATCCGCAGAAAAAATCCACATTAAATTTCAACCCGGAATATTTTTCCAGCACCGGCACGCAATCCTCTTCGGTGCAGCCCGGGTAAACCGTCGACTCATAAATAACAATGTCATTTTTTTTCAGCACCCCTCCTATCAGCTCCGAGGCATATAACAGGGGCTTCAAATTCGGCGACTTAAAATGATCCACCGGCGTAGGTACGGTGATGATAAAAATGGTACAATCAACAAGGTCTTTGGCCGACGAAGTAAAATGCAGCCCATTTTCGCCGGGCATATTCAAAACGGCATTCAACTCCTCAATATTCGCTTCGTTGGTATAATCCCGGCCATCAAGTAAATCGCGGATCCTTCCCTCTTTGATATCAAAGCCCGTTACCCTATATTTTTTGGCGAATTCAATCGCCAGCGGCAGGCCCACATAGCCTAAACCCACTACGGCAATTTTTGCGTCCTTTAAATCAAATTGGCCCATTAATACCTGTTTTGGTGGAAATTATACATCACCGCCAAATATAAAGTTAATTGTTCATTCTGTTAATACAGGCCAGGCGTTCCGTTTTTCCGCGCGGAACACCCGGAACGCTATGAAACACACTCATTATCAGTTTGTTTCAACATTTTAACAAACCATCAAATTTAGCTAAGCAACTGATAATCAGCAGACACAAGATTAGTTTTTCCCGCAACGACCGTACAATAAACTGACTATCAATAATTTCATAATCCAGGGCAATACTGACGTCCTGAAATGTGTTTATACTTTTTAATGATTACTCCCGATTTTATGTCGTTTACTTAAGAAAGGAGGCAAATCTTAAACGCCGTTTTTCGCCTCACCCCAACCCTCTCCAAAGGAGAGGGAGAAAAAAAACACCAAAATTAACCGCATTGCATTTCAAAGTCCTCTCCTTTGGAGAGGATTTAGGTGAGGCGAAGATGCCAGCTCATTTGAGTTCCCACTACTGACAAAACAGTGTCAGCACTTTAACCGCTGCCATTGCTTATATTTGTGATAATCGTTCCCAGCTCCTATTGGCGCTCCAACAGTTTACTCACCCCGCCTGGCTTCGCCGGCACCCCTCTCTCCGCCACAGGCGGAAAGAGGGGAACTACGGTTCCTCTACAGCCTTCTTCCCCCTCTATACGAAGTAGAGAGGGGGTGGCCGAACGTAGTGAAGGTCGGGGGTGAGTTTACCCGCCATGCCCGCCATAAATACCAACAACCATGTTAACCACCCCTCCCACCGCCCCCTTCATCCCAACTTCCGAGCGCCCGCCCTTCATCGAACAGCTGCGCGCCGAAGTCCGCGGACTGCCGTACCGGCCTGCCAAACGGAAAAAACGCGCCGACCCCCTGCCGCCCGCACACGACGACATCCACAGCCAGTTTACCGTTGAAAGCGGCAGCCGCTGGATGGAACTGTACCGGCGCGAACCCAAAGCCAACATGCTGCTGGGCGAACTCTGGCACCAAAACGAACTCTGCATTATGTTTGCCGATACCAATACCGGCAAATCGGTGCTGGCCGTGCAGATTGCCGACAGCATTGCGCGTGGCCAAAGCATTGGCCCCTTCACCTGCAAGGCCCCACCCGCCCGGGTGCTCTACCTCGATTTCGAGCTGGACAACAGGCAGTTTGGCCTGCGCTACAGCCATGGCGACGAGGATCACCCCTTCTCCCCCAATTTTTTTCGCGCCCAGTATAATTTCCTCCCCGACCCGCCGCCCCACACCAGCGAAAACGACCTGCTCATCGCCGCCATCGAATATAAGATCCAGCGCGTTAAGGCCACCGTGCTCATCATCGATAACATTACCTGCCTGCGCGGCGGCACCGAAAATGCGGCCGTGGCCCTCTCGCTCATGAAAAGCCTCAAAGCGCTAAAAACCGACCACAACCTGTCCATCCTGGTACTGGCGCATACCCCCAAACGGCGCAACCCCACCCAGCCCATCAGCGCCGACGACCTGCACGGCAGCAAACTCCTCATCAACTTTGCCGACAGCGCCTTCGCCATCGGCAAAAGCACCGCCGAAACCGGCCTGTGCTACCTCAAACAAATCAAACAACGCAACACCAGCCAGCGCTACGGCCCCGCAAACGTATGCCTGTGCCGCATCCAAAAGCCCGGCGCCTTTTTGCACTTTAAGTTTGAAGGCTACAGCGCCGAACACCCACACCTGCTCAGCCGAACCGCCGCCAGCCGCCAGCAATTTGCCCATACAATAGCCGACCTCTCCGCCGCCGGCCTCAGCCAGCGCGACATCAGCAGGCAGTTGGGGATAGGGTTGTCTACCGTAAACCGGCTTTTACGCTTTGCAGATCCCCCAATGACCAATGACCAAAAAGGGGAATTTGAAAATTTGAAGATGTGTAAATTTGAAAATGAAGGAGGATTTGCGGATAAGGCGGAGGAAGAAAAACGGGCAGATTACTCAATGACTAATGACCTAATGACTAATGACCAACCAAACCCAATGACTAATGACGCAATGACCAATGACCAAAAAGGAGAATTTGAAAATTTGAAGATGCGTGAATTTGAAGATGAGGGAGGATGTCCAGAGGTTGCAGATGAAGAAAAATGGGCAGATTATCCAATGACCAATGACGCAATGACTAATGACCAAATATACCCGGAAAAGCCCGGTTGAACAGGAGTGCAAACCGGATTTTTGACTTAAGACTTTTGACTTAATAAGGGCGTGCCCCGGTTGGTAGAAACCGGGTCGGGTGCTCTGCTCTTACTGCACAGGCCTAAGCCACATGGCCGGTATCCGCGACGCCCCCTCACGCGGACTTACGGGTGTGATTTGGAAACTTCGCACAGCAGTTGAATTTGTTAGAAACTCGAACAGCAAATTGAGATGTTCGTTAGGTATATTTGTTTATGCCACGGATTTATTTCGATACAAACGTTTTCAGTAACCTTCGGAACAACAAGAAAGAAAACTTCCAGCAATTGAATCAGTTGCTGGAAGTTTATAAGGACAGACTAAGCTTCTTCTTTTCTTATGCACATATCCGCGATAAACGTAAAGACCTTACAGATATAAAGTTTGAGGATTTTAATTTCATGGAAACCCTCGTGCATGATAATTATCTGGCCTATCATCCGCTCGAAAAATACACCTCTTTTTATTTAGCAACGCCATTGATGGTCTACGATGACAATCCTGAAGATGACCTGAAATATCTGCTTCATTTTTTTGAATTACAGGAAGAAGATGACGATGCAATAAGGACAATGAAAGTGTTGATTAAAAGTTTGTATTCTGCTATTCCGTTACCGATTCATACCCCTGATATTAAATCCCTCCCTCAGAATCAACAACAATTGATGATTGATTTATTAGGGGAAGACAAGCCGGAAAGAACCTTTTTCGACCTCATGGCAAATATGTCCACTTTTACCATGCGTTTATTTAAAGAGAGCAATCTGTATAAAGAACTCAGGAACATGATTTATGAAGGTATTAACAAAGGAACGATGACGCTTAATCCTGACCTTGACTTTAATCAAGCATTAAAAAACACTCAAGTAAAAAAAACATTTCTTGAATTTGTACATGATAACTTAAGCAGGATAGGAAAAACCGAAGTTCCTTTCTACGATTTCTATTTGTCAGCATATAACATGCTTGATGTATTTGGTATCAATAAAGACAAGGTGACTAATAAAAATACACCCGATAATATTATGACTGATGGGATACATACCTACTTTGGTCAATATTGTGATTATTTGGTGACTGATGACGCGACAATTACGATAAAAGCTAACGCGATGTATAAGCTTTTCGACTTTAGTACGCAGGTACTTTC
This genomic window contains:
- a CDS encoding GumC family protein produces the protein MDTNLESENFEEKVEVFDFKQFTGKLKKLWWVFAISIMVSAIAAVLFIVFAPPSYSINASILVEDDSGNSGASSAASSISSTLSSLGSIFDIKSNVDNEVQVLKTDYLLLRTINEMKLNIRYYSPGIISSISTFGGSEMYHSPFIIQQVKLVDTVLDTKFYVTLSNDKSGVILSTYSSKGGSFNFKTVPFDKQIFVPGVGLIKFERNYPYFENMAGDYSATIENVSELIDDLASNISLVIPDANATSLDISLNYTIPKKGEDILNKMIEIYLKDKKSNSDRVADSTIAFIDRQLVSVGPQLSNAEGSIQTFKQENKLADINEQGKLLVDNSQDYTTQLLKVENQLNVLEEIYTYLNNDVDNKHVVPTTILSDDPIYGGMVNTYNNYLLERERQLLTSTETNPYIKNLDSRIETLRKNMIQYLKNNKKTLLTTERDLKNTQNTITGQIKQVPKQERTYLDLNRQKEIASQLYLYLLQKKEETAISKTSNIADSRVIDPPKADFLPYFPKKSLVIVVAFLCAIVIPATSIYFKEILNKKVMSRNDVTRLSSLPIIGEISHGESMNNISITSNNRSAIAEQFRALRTNLSFFLSKESEKTIIVTSSIAGEGKSFTAVNLGAALAITDKKVLLMELDLRKPNLSSKLGIANDFGFTNYIISKDVKISDIILPTSINENLFIITSGPVPPNPAETLLNGKMKILMDELKKQFDYIIIDTPPIGIVSDAQLLNEYADLALYLVRQKYTLKGHLKIPFDLHKTGKMKQIAIVVNDILTTQGYGYGYGYGYGYGYGYGYGYYSDDNKPKSFVAKLFKRKSKKA
- a CDS encoding polysaccharide biosynthesis/export family protein, producing the protein MNYKQRQRIQIFLLILASIALFSSCTDYNKILYLKDIPDSLQTRTTQLAKYKDPVIQSDDILSIIILTIDPQTAAIINQGQAAPQGALPGASVSMQQINGYLVDKNGNVSLPIIGQVKIAGLTTTEARQLISNKVAEFYKDPNVQVRFANFKVTVLGEVARPSTYILPNEKNTVLDALGLAGDITIYGKKDNVLLIRDSLNSKVYVRLNLNSSKTLQSPYFYLRQNDVIYVEPTKSKLVASDATQTKLFTIGVSVLTAIALILIRFK
- the cysN gene encoding sulfate adenylyltransferase subunit CysN → MELLRFTTAGSVDDGKSTLIGRLLYDSKSIFEDQIEAVKQSSERKGLQHVDLSLLTDGLRSEREQGITIDVAYRYFATPKRKFIIADTPGHIQYTRNMVTGASTANLALVLIDARHGVIEQTCRHSFIASLLKLPHIIVCVNKMDLVDYSEQVFNKVVEQYHEFASKLDIKDIRYIPISALDGDNVVNHSENMKWYKGASLLDTLETLHIGSDENHLDARFPVQTVIRPHADEYHDYRGYAGRIAGGIFRVGDNVTILPSGLTSKIKLINTFDGPVEEAFPPMSVSICLEDDIDVSRGDMIVKNNNQPQVSQDLDVLMCWMSAKGPRPGAKYYLKSTSREVMAIIKEVIYKIDINTMQRLDQDNDIRMNDMARVKMRTTRPLIFDEYRRNRITGSLILIDEATNETVAAGTIHS
- the cysD gene encoding sulfate adenylyltransferase subunit CysD, whose protein sequence is MHNKYYLNHLQELESEAIYVIREVAAQFDRPAILFSGGKDSIVVTHLARKAFWPAKIPMPLVHIDTGHNFSETIEFRDKLVAELGIQLIVGSVQESIDKGRAVEERGINATRNELQIVSLLDTIEENKIDAAMGGARRDEEKARAKERFFSHRDEFGQWDPKNQRPELWNIFNGRKRMGEHFRVFPISNWTEMDVWNYILHENLDIPSLYFAHHREAIYRDGTWLPNSEFLVLREGEKIELKYMRFRTLGDITITGGIESDADTLEKIVMEVSASRSTERGMRSDDKRSDTSMEDRKKQGYF
- the cysC gene encoding adenylyl-sulfate kinase, yielding MKEKLHIVEQLYSITRHDRELANGHKAACVWFTGLSGSGKSTIANVVEQELYSKGIRTYTLDGDNIRKGLNKGLTFTDEDRSENLRRIGEVAKLMCDTGLVLLATFITPLERQRQSLRELLGDMFIEVFVDTPIEICEQRDVKGLYKKARAGEISNFTGISSPFEHPVSPELYIDTTNQTLEQCVNLVLEGVLPRIKSAN
- the cysQ gene encoding 3'(2'),5'-bisphosphate nucleotidase CysQ, with amino-acid sequence MDLNLRLAILSAINAGEEILKVYNEEAPDVEFKSDNSPLTKADKNAHLAIVEGLKESGLQVLSEEGKSIPYQDRSGWELFWLIDPLDGTKEFIKKNGEFTVNIALIALDTPVLGVVYVPVTGVLYFASEQTGSFKMQIGKDFNEGELVSLVEQAEPLTGAQYPEIYTIVASRSHSTRETEEFLRKKEEELGNVELISAGSSLKLCLVAERKAHIYPRLAPTMEWDTAAGHAVATYSDCKVYNYETGHELKYNKENMLNPWFVVAGHTN
- a CDS encoding acyltransferase family protein → MKRNVQLDFLRFVGVFLVMVNHIYVKGDSILDNVFKVIRVGGWSGVDLFFVLSGYLVSGLIIKEHKLYGSFNASRFLIRRGFKIYPTYYIFILFSFFLGIYSKSVTHKPTLAGLFHESVFVANYFSLNNSHLWSISVEEHFYFALALVFLLLLKYKKVQLKSFVLIYIFLLVIGIGFRLYNYFTYSDYDFPRDYTKSHFRFDALFFGVLIAYLVNFKEEFITYILNHKYKIFFVILSVILLSTNFIFDREHYHIVSVFNLAFNPICYGYLMVVIIHIDKGAFLKVISPLAYIGTYSYSIYLFHRLFDNIAIHAFKNGGIFYYLFYFSSAFIVGIIISKSIEYPIISIREKYFPSRSKKNQPVFEKGY